In Herbaspirillum seropedicae, a single window of DNA contains:
- a CDS encoding transporter substrate-binding domain-containing protein: MKKLLSFTRKAAAVVLGLACFAQAAHADALADIKARKKVLVAIDLGAPPFGMTNAKLEPQGSDVETARLLAKDLGVELEIVQVTGPNRIPFLMTGKADMVISSFSITPERQKVVAFTQPYGASQFVVAAPKGENIKSLNDLVGKRVAVVRGNMQDSLLTPIAPKGTNIVRFDDDATVTAAIISGQVDALCTPNSLASAIAKQNPSKNLETKFAIKDIPYAIGLRKGEPALEKWLNEWISANLKNGKLPGIYQQWVGSPMPDLAQFAAK; this comes from the coding sequence ATGAAAAAACTGCTCAGCTTCACCAGAAAAGCCGCCGCTGTCGTGCTAGGCCTGGCTTGTTTCGCCCAGGCCGCGCATGCCGATGCACTGGCCGACATCAAGGCGCGCAAGAAGGTACTGGTCGCCATCGACCTGGGCGCGCCGCCCTTCGGCATGACCAACGCCAAGCTGGAACCGCAGGGCTCGGACGTGGAAACCGCGCGCCTGCTGGCCAAGGACCTGGGCGTGGAACTGGAGATCGTGCAGGTCACCGGCCCCAACCGCATCCCCTTCCTCATGACCGGCAAGGCCGACATGGTGATCTCCTCCTTCTCGATCACGCCGGAACGCCAGAAGGTGGTGGCCTTCACCCAGCCGTATGGCGCATCGCAATTCGTGGTGGCCGCCCCCAAGGGTGAAAACATCAAGAGCCTCAACGACCTGGTCGGCAAGCGCGTCGCGGTGGTCCGCGGCAACATGCAGGATTCTCTGCTGACCCCGATCGCGCCCAAGGGAACCAACATCGTGCGCTTCGATGACGACGCCACCGTGACCGCAGCCATCATCTCGGGCCAGGTCGATGCATTGTGTACACCCAATTCGCTGGCCTCGGCCATTGCCAAGCAGAACCCGTCCAAGAACCTGGAAACCAAGTTCGCCATCAAGGACATTCCCTATGCCATCGGCCTGCGCAAGGGCGAGCCGGCACTGGAGAAGTGGCTCAACGAATGGATCAGCGCCAACCTGAAGAACGGCAAGCTGCCCGGCATCTACCAGCAATGGGTGGGCAGCCCCATGCCTGACCTGGCGCAGTTCGCCGCCAAGTAA
- a CDS encoding UxaA family hydrolase gives MKAHSPVIRLNPVDDVVIARQQLISGTVLQDEGGLKVQGLIPAGHKMATRAITAGEPVKRYGQIIGTASQDIAPGQHVHTHNLAMAEFSREHHFGADVKPVDFVATPATFMGIVRPDGRVATRNYIGVLTSVNCSATAARAIADYFRRDIHPEVLADYPNIDGVVALTHGQGCALDSQGEPLQILRRTLAGYATHPNFAAVLVVGLGCETNQISGLMESHNLKEGEYFHTFTIQGTGGTAKTVALGIEKIKKMLPKANDIKREPVSAKHLTLGLQCGGSDGYSGITANPALGAAVDLLVRHGGTAILSETPEIYGAEHLLTRRAVSPEVGEKLLARIAWWEEYCAKNDAEMNNNPSAGNKAGGLTTILEKSLGAVAKGGTTNLVDVYKYAEAVTARGFVFMDTPGYDPISATGQVAGGANMICFTTGRGSAYGCAPAPSLKLATNTALWQRQEEDMDINCGEIADGNVTPQEIGERFFQMILDTASGKKTKSELHGYGQDEFVPWHIGVYT, from the coding sequence ATGAAAGCACACTCTCCCGTCATCCGCCTGAACCCGGTCGATGATGTCGTCATCGCCCGCCAGCAGCTCATTTCCGGCACCGTGCTGCAGGACGAAGGCGGCCTCAAGGTCCAGGGCCTCATCCCCGCCGGCCACAAGATGGCCACCCGCGCCATCACCGCTGGCGAACCGGTCAAGCGCTATGGCCAGATCATCGGCACGGCCAGCCAGGACATCGCGCCGGGGCAGCACGTCCACACGCACAACCTGGCCATGGCCGAGTTCTCGCGTGAACACCATTTCGGCGCGGACGTGAAGCCGGTCGATTTCGTCGCCACCCCGGCCACCTTCATGGGCATCGTGCGTCCGGATGGCCGCGTGGCCACGCGCAACTACATCGGTGTGCTGACCTCGGTGAACTGCTCGGCCACGGCCGCGCGCGCCATCGCCGACTACTTCCGCCGCGACATCCATCCAGAAGTGCTGGCCGACTATCCCAACATCGATGGCGTGGTGGCGCTGACCCACGGCCAGGGCTGCGCACTGGATTCGCAGGGCGAGCCGCTGCAGATCCTGCGCCGCACCCTGGCCGGCTACGCCACCCATCCCAACTTCGCTGCCGTGCTGGTGGTGGGCCTGGGCTGCGAGACCAACCAGATCTCGGGCCTGATGGAAAGCCACAACCTGAAGGAAGGCGAATACTTCCATACCTTCACCATCCAGGGCACCGGCGGCACCGCCAAGACCGTGGCGCTGGGGATCGAGAAGATCAAGAAGATGCTGCCCAAGGCCAATGACATCAAGCGCGAACCGGTATCGGCCAAGCACCTGACCCTGGGCCTGCAGTGCGGCGGTTCCGATGGCTATTCGGGCATCACCGCCAACCCGGCGCTGGGCGCGGCGGTGGACTTGCTGGTACGCCATGGCGGCACGGCCATCCTTTCCGAGACGCCCGAAATCTATGGCGCCGAACACTTGCTCACCCGCCGTGCGGTCTCGCCGGAAGTGGGTGAGAAGCTGCTGGCGCGCATCGCCTGGTGGGAAGAGTATTGCGCCAAGAACGACGCCGAGATGAACAACAACCCCTCCGCCGGCAACAAAGCCGGGGGGCTCACCACCATCCTGGAAAAGTCGCTGGGTGCGGTCGCCAAGGGCGGCACGACCAATCTGGTGGATGTCTACAAGTATGCCGAGGCGGTCACTGCGCGCGGCTTCGTCTTCATGGATACCCCGGGCTACGATCCGATCTCCGCCACCGGCCAGGTCGCGGGCGGCGCCAACATGATCTGTTTCACCACCGGCCGCGGTTCGGCCTATGGCTGCGCACCGGCGCCTTCGCTCAAGCTGGCGACCAATACGGCATTGTGGCAACGCCAGGAAGAAGACATGGACATCAACTGCGGCGAAATTGCCGACGGAAACGTCACGCCCCAGGAGATTGGCGAACGCTTCTTCCAGATGATCCTCGATACCGCCTCGGGCAAGAAGACCAAGAGCGAGCTGCATGGCTATGGCCAGGACGAGTTCGTGCCGTGGCATATCGGTGTCTATACCTGA
- a CDS encoding amino acid ABC transporter permease translates to MNAFSFLHVEYLLQAAVWTVVLSLVAFVFGGVAGFVIALWRVSPNAVLRGIASGYIQVVQGIPLLVILFVAYFGLAIAGFKLTPLVAAGISFAIYCAAFLGEIWRGCIQAVPKTQWEASECLGFNRFEQLTKVILPQAVKIATPPTVGFMVQIVKNTSLASVIGFVDLSRAGQIINNSTFQPFTVFGCVALIYFCLCFPLSALSKHFERKLNVSHR, encoded by the coding sequence ATGAACGCATTCAGTTTCCTGCATGTGGAGTACCTGCTGCAAGCGGCGGTCTGGACCGTGGTGCTGTCGCTGGTGGCCTTCGTCTTCGGCGGTGTGGCCGGCTTCGTGATCGCCTTGTGGCGGGTCTCGCCCAATGCCGTGCTGCGCGGCATTGCCAGCGGCTATATCCAGGTGGTGCAGGGTATTCCGCTGCTGGTGATCCTGTTCGTAGCCTACTTCGGACTGGCTATCGCCGGCTTCAAGCTTACCCCGCTGGTGGCGGCCGGCATTTCCTTTGCGATCTACTGCGCCGCCTTCCTCGGCGAGATCTGGCGCGGCTGCATCCAGGCGGTGCCCAAGACCCAGTGGGAAGCCTCGGAATGCCTGGGCTTCAACCGCTTCGAGCAGCTCACCAAGGTGATCCTGCCGCAGGCGGTCAAGATCGCCACGCCGCCTACCGTGGGTTTCATGGTGCAGATCGTCAAGAACACCTCGCTGGCCTCGGTGATCGGCTTCGTCGATCTCTCGCGCGCCGGCCAGATCATCAACAACTCGACCTTCCAGCCGTTCACCGTGTTCGGCTGTGTCGCCCTCATCTATTTTTGCCTGTGCTTCCCGCTGTCGGCGCTGTCCAAGCACTTTGAAAGGAAATTGAATGTCAGCCATCGTTAA
- a CDS encoding amino acid ABC transporter ATP-binding protein encodes MSAIVKIKDLHKSFGSNKVLNGVSLDVQKGQMVAIIGKSGSGKSTLLRCLNGLEKVDAGDIQVCGHDIHHPDKLNLRELRKQVGIVFQSYNLFPHLTVERNITLALTTIKKMSTEQAKTIAHKVLQLVGLENKKDAYPEQLSGGQAQRVAIARSLAMAPELMLFDEVTSALDPELTAEVLKVMEDLARGGMTMVLVTHEMAFARKLADVLVFMHQGQVWEIGPPDELFSHPKTAELQKFVSSDL; translated from the coding sequence ATGTCAGCCATCGTTAAGATCAAGGATCTGCACAAGAGCTTCGGCAGCAACAAGGTGTTGAACGGCGTGTCGCTGGATGTACAGAAGGGCCAGATGGTGGCCATCATCGGCAAGAGCGGTTCGGGCAAGAGCACGCTGCTGCGCTGCCTGAATGGCCTGGAAAAGGTGGACGCCGGCGACATCCAGGTCTGCGGCCATGACATCCACCATCCGGACAAGCTGAACCTGCGCGAGCTGCGCAAGCAGGTCGGCATCGTCTTCCAAAGCTACAACCTGTTCCCGCACCTGACCGTGGAGCGCAACATCACCCTGGCGCTGACCACCATCAAGAAGATGTCGACCGAGCAAGCCAAGACCATCGCCCACAAGGTCTTGCAGCTGGTAGGCCTGGAGAACAAGAAGGATGCCTATCCCGAGCAGCTGTCGGGGGGCCAGGCGCAGCGCGTGGCCATTGCCCGTTCGCTGGCGATGGCGCCGGAACTGATGCTCTTCGATGAAGTGACCTCGGCGCTGGACCCGGAACTGACCGCCGAAGTGCTCAAGGTGATGGAAGACCTGGCGCGTGGCGGCATGACCATGGTGCTGGTCACGCACGAGATGGCCTTTGCCCGCAAGCTGGCCGACGTGCTGGTGTTCATGCACCAGGGCCAGGTGTGGGAGATCGGGCCGCCGGATGAACTGTTCAGTCATCCGAAGACGGCCGAATTGCAGAAGTTCGTATCCAGCGATCTGTGA